The genomic region CAGCGATCTCAAGCCGCGCCGCCGCCATTCCTACTTCGCCAACCGCCGCCCGCGCTTCCTCGTGCGCCGCACCACCGGCCAGTTGGGCGTCGCCATGCGGATCGAAGGTAAGGAAATCATCGCCCGCAACTGAACGAAATCGCGACACTTCGTCTTCGCAAGCATTTGAAACCCGGCGCCCGCGCCGGGTTTGCCGTTTTACCATCGCCCCAATCAGGGGCCCCAATCAAGGGCCCAATCAGGGAATGGCGAAGAGCAGCGAGATGAAGAGGCCGAAGAAGATGATCAGGCCGACACGATTGTTCGACTTGAAGAGCGCCAGGCATTGGGCGGCATCGTCGATATCGAGCCGGACGATCTGCCAGGCGAACATGCCGGCGGCGCCGAGCAAGGCCAGGAAGGCGATGAGATTGGCGCCGGCGAGCGCGAAAGCGGCAAACATCAGCACCAGCGTCAGCCCGTAAAGGCCGATCAGCCATGCCCTCGTCCTGTCGCCGAAGAGGCGCGCGGTCGAACGGACGCCGATCAGCTCGTCGTCCTCCTTGTCCTGATGGGCGTAGATCGTGTCGTAACCGATCGTCCAGGCGACCGAGGCGGCGTAGAGCAGGACGGAAGCAAAGGAAAGCCCGCCCAAAATGCCGGCCCAGCCCATCAGCGCGCCCCAGGAAAAGGCAAGCCCCAGGTAAAATTGCGGCCAGTCGGTGAAGCGTTTGGCATAGGGATAAAGCGCGACGATGCCGAGCGACAGCAGGCCGAGGAAGACGGTGAACCAGTTGAACTGCAAGAGCACGAAAAGCCCGACCAGCGCCTGCAGGCCGATGAAGATCTTCGCATGGGCACGCGTAACGCGGCCGGAGGGCAGCGGACGCGAGCGCGTGCGC from Rhizobium sp. BT03 harbors:
- the ubiA gene encoding 4-hydroxybenzoate octaprenyltransferase, yielding MQDSGDFNDRVSDAPSDNWVYRILPPWLWPYAQLARWDRPIGWQLLMWPCFWSATLAANAAIGEGLYSGSLLVSHLLLYFIGAVAMRGAGCTYNDLVDHEIDMEVARTRSRPLPSGRVTRAHAKIFIGLQALVGLFVLLQFNWFTVFLGLLSLGIVALYPYAKRFTDWPQFYLGLAFSWGALMGWAGILGGLSFASVLLYAASVAWTIGYDTIYAHQDKEDDELIGVRSTARLFGDRTRAWLIGLYGLTLVLMFAAFALAGANLIAFLALLGAAGMFAWQIVRLDIDDAAQCLALFKSNNRVGLIIFFGLFISLLFAIP